In one Carassius carassius chromosome 48, fCarCar2.1, whole genome shotgun sequence genomic region, the following are encoded:
- the LOC132131363 gene encoding SLAM family member 9-like: protein MDGSLQGLEAVSRQKQWGLRDDLRHGVFGAETNETQSVSVTEGDSVTLNTDVTEIHENEDILWTFGTETSLIARIKKNKQSSPIYPDTDERFRDRLKLDDQTGSLTITNITTEHAGVYQLQISGARSSKKTLSVSVYTQLSVPVISSNSSNCSSSSSSSEQNCSLLCSVVNVGHVTLSWYKGNSLLSSISVSDLSISLSLPLEVEYQDKNSYSCVLNNPISNQTQHLDITQLCHTCSGNTEKLTAKASVTYCC from the exons ATGGATGGGAGTCTCCAGGGTCTTGAAGCCGTATCAAGACAAAAACAGTGGGGGCTGAGAGATGATTTGAGACATG gtgtgtttggtgctgAAACTAATGAAACACAGTCAGTGTCAGTGACGGAGGGAGATTCTGTTACTCTAAACACTGATGTTACTGAAATACATGAAAACGAGGACATACTGTGGACTTTTGGAACTGAAACGTCTCTCATagctagaataaaaaaaaacaaacaaagctcCCCCATATATCCTGATactgatgagagattcagagacagactgaagctggacgatcaaactggatctctgaccatcacaaacatcacaactgaaCACGCTGGAGTTTATCAACTACAGATAAGTGGAGCAAGATCATCAAAAAAAACATTGAGTGTTTCCGTCTATA CTCAGTTatctgttcctgtcatcagcagtaaCTCTTCAAACTgttcttcatcatcctcatcctcagagcagaattgttcattgctgtgttcagtggtgaatgtgggtcatgtgactctctcctggtacaaaggaaacagtttattgtccagcatcagtgtgtctgatctcagcatcagtctctctctacctctggaggtggaatatcaggataaaaacagctacagctgtgtgctcaacaatcccatcagcaaccagactcaacatctggacatcactcagctctgtcacacatgttcag GAAACACAGAAAAACTGACAGCAAAGGCAAGTGTTACCTACTGCTGTTAA
- the LOC132131729 gene encoding uncharacterized protein LOC132131729 isoform X1, with the protein MAEQRHAGDGSQREYSDVCTAAQNLIGLLTQSLGQIQSAQGQQQQPQQRQQPPAISQPRIEQDMARSFPGMFKKSKKKTPNPQIHVKATPWKPFAVSIYLMSSNTDTSPTPSEELELLQAGLGKRVITISSNVNHSDLCKLLEAEFPKMKSLTGGWLLYKAPGGNGRRKLTVVPPDSEGYTGSLLKMATTAGRTALYMVPLQDELCLDPLPFSAEEFAKMPKVECRTCKTTMPLPVLYLHVKSCGGCTQSANDETTEDDDDDVKVVGEITRAVTPTAPASTPTPTTSIQTCSPTPTTSFEDEGQCPICLDTFSQTELPMHASVCGDSILQTLDYESSPPCGTPVQQHQGPDMKCPDDVLRLLARRVDDSKDFKICVSRTDFYQRAMVQWQRQKRGTPGNTLRVTFLGEAGVDTGAIRKEFLSGKLGEIEKHLFEHRGHQRGKSPIYSLSNLENGFFKTAGEVFSVSLAQGGPAPRFLRPWCFDYLSSGDLDESTLTIDDVDDAELYHLIKKVEEEETDLSAWNDQIINCGFTGAIKPENKEAIIRSIVLHATLRLFPLLKQIRKGLEVYNFVDILENHSGLCHQFFVPDVDDDDKADADFIMQNILPKMSEKGSVRETYETAIINFLQDFLQEIES; encoded by the exons ATGGCAGAGCAGAGACATGCGGGTGATGGATCACAG AGAGAATATTCAGATGTCTGTACAGCTGCACAGAATTTAATAGGTCTTCTGACCCAAAGCCTTGGTCAGATTCAGTCAGCTCAGGGTCAGCAGCAGCAGCCACAACAACGACAGCAGCCTCCTGCTATTTCTCAGCCTCGAATAGAGCAGGATATGGCCAG aTCTTTTCCTGGGATGTTTAAAAAATCAAAGAAGAAAACTCCAAATCCACAAATACATGTGAAAGCCACACCTTGGAAACCATTTGCTGTTTCCATATATTTAATGAGCAGCAACACTGACACCTCACCCACACCTTCTGAAGAGCTTGAACTACTCCAGGCCGGACTAGGAAAACGGGTGATTACAATTTCATCCAATGTGAACCATTCGGAT ttatgCAAGCTCCTTGAAGCTGAATTTCCAAAGATGAAGTCACTTACTGGAGGGTGGTTACTTTATAAGGCACCAG GTGGGAATGGAAGAAGAAAGCTTACTGTTGTCCCTCCAGACTCAGAGGGTTATACAGGCAGCCTTCTCAAAATGGCTACCACCGCTGGAAGAACAGCACTGTATATGGTCCCTCTTCAAGATGAGTTATGTCTTGATCCACTGCCATTCTCAGCAGAAGAGTTTGCGAAGATGCCAAAGGTTGAGTGTCGTACTTGTAAAACCACAATGCCACTACCAGTTTTGTACTTGCATGTTAAATCTTGTGGTGGCTGCACACAGTCAGCTAATGATGAG ACtactgaagatgatgatgatgatgtaaaaGTAGTTGGTGAGATTACCAGAGCAGTTACCCCTACAGCCCCAGCTTCTACACCTACACCCACCACTTCAATACAAACTTGTTCTCCTACACCCACCACAAGTTTTGAG GATGAGGGACAGTGTCCCATTTGTTTAGACACATTTTCACAGACAGAGTTGCCCATGCATGCAAGTGTTTGTGGAGATAG TATATTACAGACACTGGATTATGAGAGCAGTCCTCCGTGTGGCACACCAGTACAGCAACACCAAGGCCCAGACATGAAATG TCCAGATGATGTATTGCGTTTGTTGGCAAGAAGGGTAGATGACAGCAAGGATTTCAAGATCTGTGTTTCTCGAACTGACTTCTATCAAAGAGCTATGGTGCAGTGGCAAAGACAAAAGAGAGGAACCCCGGGCAATACTTTGCGTGTAACATTTTTGGGGGAAGCAGGTGTTGACACAGGTGCCATTCGTAAGGAATTTCTTTCAGGCAAGTTAG GTGAGATTGAGAAACACCTCTTTGAGCATAGAGGACACCAGAGAGGGAAGAGCCCCATCTACTCCCTAAGTAATCTGGAGAATGGATTTTTTAA gACTGCTGGAGAAGTGTTTTCGGTTAGTCTCGCTCAGGGTGGGCCTGCCCCCCGTTTCTTGAGGCCGTGGTGCTTTGATTATCTCTCATCTGGAGACTTGGATGAATCAACTCTCACTATAGATGATGTGGATGATGCTGAACTTTATCATTTGATTAAAAAG GTGGAGGAAGAAGAAACCGATCTCTCTGCATGGAATGATCAAAtaattaactgtggttttactgggGCCATTAAACCTGAGAACAAAGAGGCCATAATAAG ATCAATTGTGCTGCATGCAACTCTACGTTTGTTCCCTTTGTTGAAGCAAATCCGAAAAGGTCTTGAAGTCTACAATTTCGTGGACATCCTGGAAAACCATTCAGGACTTTGCCACCAGTTCTTTGTCCCTGATGTGGATGATGATGATAAG gcTGATGCAGACTTCATCATGCAGAACATTCTTCCGAAAATGTCGGAGAAGGGATCAGTACGAGAGACTTATGAAACAGCTATAATCAACTTTCTGCAAGACTTTCTCCAAGAAATTGAAAGCTGA
- the LOC132131732 gene encoding uncharacterized protein LOC132131732, which yields MAEQRHAGDGSQVHGPNDATSHQLGRMIMERLLSKLQDTMSRLPLDLDYLEFLCSHELLFISSVYDQISVPEELLGELSTLKNTVDRHIDNNNEPVTALEVEFGVKGPPKFIISREHLQYLVNMQLSVPCIAELLGVSTRTIKRRLTEYGISLKDTYSKITDEELDNLVRSIKAKSPHLGHRMMKGHLQALGHRVPWTRVWDSMHRVDSAGILARITQLRCVVRRTYSVKGPLHVVHIDTNHKLIRYGLVIFGAIDGYSRKIMYLGPATDNKASTALGFFLQSVERHGFPLRVRGDQGVENVEIARCMFSVRGCGRGSYISGKSVHNQRIERLWRDIWMAVTNIYYDVLHSLEEEGLLEPTNSLHLFCCQFVFLPRLQASLDSFTSGWNNHPLRTESNRSPDQLWEIGLLQNPVPPPVQSEIAQDDDSDWDTDSISDQPWTGIVVPPVECPLTEELKAQIQTFFNPTSHSQNYGRDKYLEVLNFVLLHS from the exons ATGGCAGAGCAGAGACATGCGGGTGATGGATCACAG GTCCATGGACCTAATGATGCCACAAGTCACCAGCTGGGAAGGATGATCATGGAAAGACTGCTATCCAAACTGCAGGATACAATGAGTCGCCTACCCCTAGATTTAGATTATTTGGAGTTTTTATGCAGTCATGAGCTTCTCTTCATTTCATCAGTCTATGATCAAATTTCAGTCCCAGAGGAACTCCTTGGTGAACTGTCAACCTTGAAAAACACAGTGGATAGGCATATTGACAATAACAATGAACCTGTTACTGCCCTTGAAGTGGAATTTGGAGTTAAGGGGCCCCCAAAGTTTATTATTTCCAGAGAACATCTTCAGTACCTAGTTAATATGCAGCTATCTGTTCCATGTATTGCCGAGCTTCTTGGTGTGTCAACAAGGACAATCAAACGTCGCCTCACTGAGTATGGCATTTCTCTAAAGGACACCTACAGTAAAATCACAGATGAAGAACTTGACAACCTAGTGAGGTCAATCAAAGCTAAAAGTCCACACCTAGGCCATAGAATGATGAAGGGACACTTACAAGCCTTGGGTCATCGTGTGCCATGGACAAGAGTTTGGGATTCCATGCATCGAGTGGACTCTGCTGGAATACTAGCAAGAATTACACAATTGAGATGTGTAGTCAGAAGGACTTATTCCGTCAAGGGCCCTCTTCATGTTGTTCACATAGACACAAACCATAAGCTGATAAG ATATGGCCTTGTGATATTCGGTGCCATTGATGGGTACTCCAGAAAg ATCATGTACCTTGGACCTGCAACCGATAACAAGGCATCCACTGCCCTCGGTTTCTTCCTTCAGTCAGTGGAGAGACATGGGTTTCCATTGAG agTTCGAGGAGACCAAGGAGTTGAAAATGTAGAGATTGCCAGATGTATGTTTTCTGTGCGTGGTTGTGGCAGGGGAAGCTACATCTCAGGAAAAAGCGTGCATAACCAGCG CATTGAGCGCCTTTGGCGTGACATATGGATGGCAGTTACAAACATCTATTATGATGTTTTGCACAGCCTTGAAGAGGAAGGATTACTAGAGCCAACCAACAGCCTTCACCTCTTTTGCTGTCAGTTTGTGTTCCTGCCTCGTCTCCAGGCCAGCCTTGACTCCTTTACTAGTGGGTGGAATAACCATCCTCTCCGCACAGAGAGTAATAGAAGCCCAGACCAGTTGTGGGAAATTGGACTCCTGCAAAACCCTGTCCCTCCTCCAGTCCAATCTGAG ATTGCACAAGACGACGACTCTGACTGGGACACAGACAGTATCTCTGACCAGCCGTGGACAGGAATTGTAGTTCCTCCAGTCGAATGCCCCTTAACTGAAGAACTTAAGGCccaaattcaaactttttttaaccCAACCTCACACTCTCAAAACTATGGAAGAGACAAGTATTTAGAAGTTTTGAATTTTGTTCTGCTTCATTCTTAA
- the LOC132131729 gene encoding uncharacterized protein LOC132131729 isoform X2, with protein sequence MRVMDHRSFPGMFKKSKKKTPNPQIHVKATPWKPFAVSIYLMSSNTDTSPTPSEELELLQAGLGKRVITISSNVNHSDLCKLLEAEFPKMKSLTGGWLLYKAPGGNGRRKLTVVPPDSEGYTGSLLKMATTAGRTALYMVPLQDELCLDPLPFSAEEFAKMPKVECRTCKTTMPLPVLYLHVKSCGGCTQSANDETTEDDDDDVKVVGEITRAVTPTAPASTPTPTTSIQTCSPTPTTSFEDEGQCPICLDTFSQTELPMHASVCGDSILQTLDYESSPPCGTPVQQHQGPDMKCPDDVLRLLARRVDDSKDFKICVSRTDFYQRAMVQWQRQKRGTPGNTLRVTFLGEAGVDTGAIRKEFLSGKLGEIEKHLFEHRGHQRGKSPIYSLSNLENGFFKTAGEVFSVSLAQGGPAPRFLRPWCFDYLSSGDLDESTLTIDDVDDAELYHLIKKVEEEETDLSAWNDQIINCGFTGAIKPENKEAIIRSIVLHATLRLFPLLKQIRKGLEVYNFVDILENHSGLCHQFFVPDVDDDDKADADFIMQNILPKMSEKGSVRETYETAIINFLQDFLQEIES encoded by the exons ATGCGGGTGATGGATCACAG aTCTTTTCCTGGGATGTTTAAAAAATCAAAGAAGAAAACTCCAAATCCACAAATACATGTGAAAGCCACACCTTGGAAACCATTTGCTGTTTCCATATATTTAATGAGCAGCAACACTGACACCTCACCCACACCTTCTGAAGAGCTTGAACTACTCCAGGCCGGACTAGGAAAACGGGTGATTACAATTTCATCCAATGTGAACCATTCGGAT ttatgCAAGCTCCTTGAAGCTGAATTTCCAAAGATGAAGTCACTTACTGGAGGGTGGTTACTTTATAAGGCACCAG GTGGGAATGGAAGAAGAAAGCTTACTGTTGTCCCTCCAGACTCAGAGGGTTATACAGGCAGCCTTCTCAAAATGGCTACCACCGCTGGAAGAACAGCACTGTATATGGTCCCTCTTCAAGATGAGTTATGTCTTGATCCACTGCCATTCTCAGCAGAAGAGTTTGCGAAGATGCCAAAGGTTGAGTGTCGTACTTGTAAAACCACAATGCCACTACCAGTTTTGTACTTGCATGTTAAATCTTGTGGTGGCTGCACACAGTCAGCTAATGATGAG ACtactgaagatgatgatgatgatgtaaaaGTAGTTGGTGAGATTACCAGAGCAGTTACCCCTACAGCCCCAGCTTCTACACCTACACCCACCACTTCAATACAAACTTGTTCTCCTACACCCACCACAAGTTTTGAG GATGAGGGACAGTGTCCCATTTGTTTAGACACATTTTCACAGACAGAGTTGCCCATGCATGCAAGTGTTTGTGGAGATAG TATATTACAGACACTGGATTATGAGAGCAGTCCTCCGTGTGGCACACCAGTACAGCAACACCAAGGCCCAGACATGAAATG TCCAGATGATGTATTGCGTTTGTTGGCAAGAAGGGTAGATGACAGCAAGGATTTCAAGATCTGTGTTTCTCGAACTGACTTCTATCAAAGAGCTATGGTGCAGTGGCAAAGACAAAAGAGAGGAACCCCGGGCAATACTTTGCGTGTAACATTTTTGGGGGAAGCAGGTGTTGACACAGGTGCCATTCGTAAGGAATTTCTTTCAGGCAAGTTAG GTGAGATTGAGAAACACCTCTTTGAGCATAGAGGACACCAGAGAGGGAAGAGCCCCATCTACTCCCTAAGTAATCTGGAGAATGGATTTTTTAA gACTGCTGGAGAAGTGTTTTCGGTTAGTCTCGCTCAGGGTGGGCCTGCCCCCCGTTTCTTGAGGCCGTGGTGCTTTGATTATCTCTCATCTGGAGACTTGGATGAATCAACTCTCACTATAGATGATGTGGATGATGCTGAACTTTATCATTTGATTAAAAAG GTGGAGGAAGAAGAAACCGATCTCTCTGCATGGAATGATCAAAtaattaactgtggttttactgggGCCATTAAACCTGAGAACAAAGAGGCCATAATAAG ATCAATTGTGCTGCATGCAACTCTACGTTTGTTCCCTTTGTTGAAGCAAATCCGAAAAGGTCTTGAAGTCTACAATTTCGTGGACATCCTGGAAAACCATTCAGGACTTTGCCACCAGTTCTTTGTCCCTGATGTGGATGATGATGATAAG gcTGATGCAGACTTCATCATGCAGAACATTCTTCCGAAAATGTCGGAGAAGGGATCAGTACGAGAGACTTATGAAACAGCTATAATCAACTTTCTGCAAGACTTTCTCCAAGAAATTGAAAGCTGA